One part of the Longimicrobiales bacterium genome encodes these proteins:
- a CDS encoding DedA family protein — MEWILALVDFILNIDVHLDSIIRQYGAWTYMILFLIIFAETGFVVTPFLPGDSLLFAAGAFAARGSLDPYTLTVLLIIAAIAGDTVNYWIGHALAPRLAQGRVWFIKESHLRKTQEFYDRHGGKTIIIARFVPIVRTFAPFVAGVGTMHYPRFLAYNVIGGVVWVLLFVWAGYFFGNIPAVEHNFTLVIFAIIFISLLPPIIEYIRHRRSAA; from the coding sequence ATGGAATGGATTCTCGCGCTCGTCGACTTCATCCTGAACATCGACGTCCATCTCGACTCGATCATTCGCCAGTACGGCGCGTGGACGTACATGATCCTGTTCCTGATCATCTTCGCGGAAACAGGATTCGTGGTGACGCCGTTCCTGCCGGGAGACTCGCTGCTGTTCGCGGCGGGCGCCTTCGCGGCACGCGGCTCGCTCGATCCGTACACGCTGACGGTGCTGCTGATCATCGCGGCGATCGCCGGTGACACCGTCAACTACTGGATCGGCCACGCGCTCGCCCCGCGGCTCGCGCAGGGGCGCGTCTGGTTCATCAAGGAAAGTCATCTCCGCAAGACGCAGGAATTCTACGACAGGCACGGTGGCAAGACGATCATCATTGCGCGCTTCGTGCCGATCGTGCGGACGTTTGCCCCCTTTGTGGCCGGTGTCGGCACCATGCACTACCCCCGCTTCCTGGCATACAACGTGATCGGCGGCGTGGTATGGGTGCTCCTGTTCGTGTGGGCCGGCTACTTCTTCGGCAATATCCCGGCGGTGGAGCACAACTTCACGCTGGTGATCTTCGCCATCATCTTCATCTCGCTGCTGCCGCCCATCATCGAGTATATCCGCCACAGGAGGTCGGCGGCGTGA